The genomic stretch ATCTGACGACGAGGCCTCTGTTAATTCGCCTGATGCCCGATCCCTCTATGGTCACACGACACCTGCCTTGTCCGTCTCGCCTGGTTCTTCCACCGCTCATGTGTATAACATGGAGCTGGAGCCAGCTTCAAATGAGCCGCTTGCCGTTCAGAAGCTTCAGGCTGAACTGGAGGTTGCAGAGGCGGAGCTCAAGGCTGCGAGGCTGAGGCACCAGTATCTTCAGGCTAAGGAGCAAGCAAAGCAGGAGGCCTTGCATTGTGATGACGGACATCAGACGCTCGAGTAGGGGGTTTCATTGCGTGTGTTGGGCGTGCAATTTGGCCTCTCGTCTGGTCACGACCGAACAAAGCGTTATTGGAATATATCAGGGAGATCATGGATGCAAATCTGTCACATTTCAAACCACACCTATTTTTCTTGGCTGTAAGGGTGGATTTCTGATAGAATGATGGCGTAAAGTCTGAACATACTGCGTAGTATAGTCACAGCAGAATATGATAGCACTTTCATATGAATGATGAACGACATGTATACGGGTATCAATTTATCAGCCAAGGGGTGTCATAAAAaacttgacagtgtgggtaagcacctaatgggcgtgtctggcgactacaaTGGCCCTTGTACAATGACACCAGGGTGCGAGCAATCGGTCTCGCATCATGGTCATTCGATGAACAAGTCATGTCGTCAAGCCAGGTTGTCAAGGGCCTATTAAGCCTTGGTATAAGCCGGCAACAAGTCGTCACTGTCGGTCTTCTTCGCCGCGGCCCTCGCCTTCCTCCTCTCCCGACGATCCAACTCCCTCGCCACAGCCTTGGCAAgcttcctcctctcctcGCGCTCCTTTTGCTTCAACACATCCGTCTTGCCCTTGCCCGTCCACACGCTCTTGAACTCCTTGCGGAACTTTTGTCCAAAAGTAAGATGCTTGTCGGCTTCCTCGTCAGCCTGGCGCTGGTTGTACTCCTCCTCGTCGTCTGTATCGTAGAAGTCGGATTCCGCGTCGTCGCCCTCGCCCACGAGGCGGTTGGTTTCCGAAGACTCGAGGCTCACGGCGCGCTGGTTACGCGCCTTGTCCCACGCCTTGGTGCGGGTGTAAGCTACACAGCCTGTGATGCTGAGGACTGTGAGGAAGGGGAAGGAAAGGAAGAGCAGCATGACGATGCCGAAGGCGATGAGGTCTTCGTCCATGATTTTGGTAGGGACTTAGGTGGGGTTGAATATGTGTTGTGTAGGTATATTGGAGATTGTTGTTGTCCAATCGAGCTTGTCGCAGGGGGGTTAAGATGGCGGAGGGAGAGGCAAGTCATCTTAAGGAGAGTGTTGGTTGCCACTGCCAAGGCGGAATGTGGCGCAGCGAACCGCGTTTCAGGCGACGCACGTCACGCAATGCGGAGGGCACGTGAAGGCCAAGTTGGAACTGGAAACCCAACGCTCTTCATTTACGTCTCGGGTCCTTGCGTTCAATATATTTATGTATTGGTTCATCTTCTTCACCGGATGCGCACCGTTCGGTGCCGTTACTGTGTCGCTTTGCTGATCGACACATTGCATTTAATTTTGCCCAGGTAATAGTTAAATCGCATAGATATATTCTTTTCGTTCCTCACAATTCAGAAGACTACATGGCAGTTACCATTTATCCTATACCTGGTACCGATATATCAAGCACATCTAACATTTCCCCCTCGTCTAATCTTATGTTCGCAACTACCACGACTCCCCTTTCTGCAACCTCCGTCGTATCTCACGTCTTTTGGCGTTCAAATCTCTACACCTGTCTTCACTGTGAAACACTTTTGTATCCATCAACTTCCAACCCGATTAGGGACGCATTGAACAAGGCACTAGTAACGCTGGTCTTTTTCGGTAAGTACTATACACAAGTAGTTGAACAACAAGCCGTAATTGCTTGCTAGCATGGATAAACTGGGGAATTGGGAAAGGAGACTGTTGGTTTTTTCCTTTCATTTCGTGTACAATTAGTTTCACCAAACCAATCTTTAGGTTTTCCAGCAAGCATAGTGTTGTATATAGAGCTCTCCCTACTACGAGAGATCTATGATTTGATGTTTCACTTTCTGTTCCTGCAGAAACAGCTATGCGTAGACGTAGAAGACACCGATAGGTATAGTTCGTGATTTCATGGTTGCCAAGTACATCTGGGAGTTCTCATTGCGTGTCGGTCGATAGCAGATGTCTACCTGAATAAGGAAGCTTGATAGAGAGTGCCGTGCAAAATATATTTTGATAGACACAAAAAGTAACGACATATTAAATTAATGGTTCGCGCCTAGATTGTCTTGTGTGATTCAGAGAAGCCATGTACTCAAAGATACAAACTTCATTTCCCTGGCTCATATGAAACTTATCTAAACGAGAGTATTTACAGTAATGTTTATGCTATGTACAGTATATAATTAGAGAGCCATGAGTACCAGTAGTCCAGCCTGGTCAAACATCTCAAGGGGTGATTTTATAAGTTAAGCGCCTCGATTTAGTGATGAAGGTATTAATGGCGTCTGTAAGGCGAGCATTTGGCTTTTTGTTGTTGGCCTAAAGGGATTGGTTAGAGATTCGCCGTTATTCGCTTTGTTCCACCATTGCCTTTGGACGAAGAAAAGGCACGTACTTCTTGGCTTCCGTCGGGCGTAGCGGCACGATCCACAATGGCCTTTTCACTGTCAGTCATGACAGGTCTGTTAGGAGGGTAGATTGATGATGCACGCGTCGGCCTTGAATACTCGCTGGATGCGCGTATTGTGCCTCCATAGTCGCTGGTTATTTGCGTATTTCTCCCATATTCACTAGACGCCCGAGTTGTTCTTCTATGGTCGTCATCGTGCTTGACATCATCGGCAAAAGGGTTGGGTGTGCGTTGCTGGAATGCTTGCATCCTCTTTTTTTTATTTGACCTCATTATGCAAAAGACTACTAGCGCAATAATCATGCTGAGAATACCTATTACTGTGTTAGAACCAATGCTGATACATTGCGACGTGTTTCTTACCAAGTACTCCAAAGAGAATGAATAGTGCCCTTGACACGGGTGTCAATCCACGCTGCGGTTCAATACTGTCGGAGGCGGCGGGAACAGCTAACACTGTCTCCATGGCGGGCGGGGCGGGTATTGAAGAAGAAAACATCTGAGGTGTGTTGACAGATTTTGGGATTGCCAGACTTTCGGTAGAGTAATACTCTTTACCCTCCGTTCGAGTCACGGTAACGAATGTGACGATTTGTGGCAACAAGTCAGGAGTGGATGTTATTGAAGGCGCAGCTGTCGATGGGGTAGAAGAAATTACAGTCGAAGATGATGGTGTCTGAATTACGGAAGTCTCCGAGGATATTATTGAAGATTCTCCGGAAGGTTGCAAGACGGTTGACGATTCTGTAACAGCTGGAGATGATGAAGTACCTGGCGAGGCGGAAGTCGGGAGCGATGATGCTGAACCATCCGTAATCGCTGTAGGTAACGGCTGTTTCTTTCCTGGCATAAGACCATTGACTAACTCAGGTTGTCCTTGATTAACACCTGGAAGGGCGTCTGAATTCTCTCTGGCGCCTCCTATCAACTCTGGCTTCGATTGGTTAACACCAGGAAGAGCATCCGAGTCTATTCTTGCCCCAGATCCTTCCAACGATATCAATGGAGTAACTGCAGCTACTTTGGTGCTGCTCGCTTGGTTGATCGCACTTGCTTCCGCTTTGATAGTAACAGTAGGGGCCGTAGCAACGGCCACGTCGGCCTTCATCAAAGACGAGGGCGTACCATCCGGTTCCTGGCTACCGGAGGGTGTAACTGTGTTTAGGCCAGAAAGCCATTCTGATTGCGGTAGCCGTGCATTCTCCATCGCCATCCTGAAGTTGTTTGATCGCGCTGTTAACATCGGTGACGGCATTCCCAAGGTCTCGGTTATCTCAGTGTTCGATCTTTCGCGGC from Pyrenophora tritici-repentis strain M4 chromosome 1, whole genome shotgun sequence encodes the following:
- a CDS encoding Tymo-45kd-70kd domain containing protein, whose translation is MDEDLIAFGIVMLLFLSFPFLTVLSITGCVAYTRTKAWDKARNQRAVSLESSETNRLVGEGDDAESDFYDTDDEEEYNQRQADEEADKHLTFGQKFRKEFKSVWTGKGKTDVLKQKEREERRKLAKAVARELDRRERRKARAAAKKTDSDDLLPAYTKA
- a CDS encoding Herpes-BLLF1 domain containing protein, producing MAMENARLPQSEWLSGLNTVTPSGSQEPDGTPSSLMKADVAVATAPTVTIKAEASAINQASSTKVAAVTPLISLEGSGARIDSDALPGVNQSKPELIGGARENSDALPGVNQGQPELVNGLMPGKKQPLPTAITDGSASSLPTSASPGTSSSPAVTESSTVLQPSGESSIISSETSVIQTPSSSTVISSTPSTAAPSITSTPDLLPQIVTFVTVTRTEGKEYYSTESLAIPKSVNTPQMFSSSIPAPPAMETVLAVPAASDSIEPQRGLTPVSRALFILFGVLGILSMIIALVVFCIMRSNKKKRMQAFQQRTPNPFADDVKHDDDHRRTTRASSEYGRNTQITSDYGGTIRASSEYSRPTRASSIYPPNRPVMTDSEKAIVDRAATPDGSQEVRAFSSSKGNGGTKRITANL